A genomic segment from Mus musculus strain C57BL/6J chromosome 13, GRCm38.p6 C57BL/6J encodes:
- the Gmnn gene encoding geminin isoform X1, whose amino-acid sequence MNLSMKQKQEGAQENVKNSPVPRRTLKMIQPSADGSLVGRENELPKGLFKRKLWDDQLASQTSSCGPEANENKDVGDLTQEAFDLISKENPSSQYWKEVAEQRRKALYEALKENEKLHKEIEQKDSEIARLRKENKDLAEVAEHVQYMAEVIERLSNEPLDNFESPDSQEFDSEEEAVEYSELEDSGAGTCAEETVSSSTDARPCT is encoded by the exons ATGAATCTCAGtatgaagcagaagcaggagggagcCCAAGAGAATGTGAAG AATAGTCCTGTCCCAAGGAGAACGCTGAAGATGATCCAGCCTTCTGCAGATGGATCTCTTGTTGGCAGAGAAAATGAG TTGCCAAAAGGCTTGTTCAAAAGGAAGCTTTGGGATGACCAGCTAGCATCTCAGACTTCAAGCTGTGGTCCAGAAGCTAATGAAAATAAGGATGTTGGAGACCTCACCCAGGAAGCCTTTGATCTTATAAGTAAag agaacCCATCTTCTCAGTATTGGAAAGAAGTGGCAGAGCAGCGGAGGAAAGCTCTCTACGAAGCGctgaaagagaatgagaaa cttcataaagaaattgaacaaaaggACAGTGAGATTGCCCGCCTGAGAAAGGAGAATAAAGACTTGGCAGAAGTAGCTGAGCACGTGCAGTACATGGCGGAGGTAATCGAG AGGCTGAGTAATGAACCTCTGGATAACTTTGAATCACCGGATAGTCAGGAATTTGATTCTGAAGAAGAAGCTGTTGAGTATTCAGAACTGGAAGACTCAGGAGCTGGGACGTGTGCTGAAGAGACTGTGTCTTCCTCCACGGATGCTAGGCCGTGTACATGA